A single window of Sparus aurata chromosome 22, fSpaAur1.1, whole genome shotgun sequence DNA harbors:
- the dnmt3aa gene encoding DNA (cytosine-5-)-methyltransferase 3 alpha a isoform X9 → MPSNSPAAAEPPQTPQNDTANDVSEDGADQDGPEEGTPASPRTKRRVGRPGRKRKQLLPAERRAYREAEISMMDDLSEADSHKDEEPPSPAPPPSQQHTDPASPIVAVTPEPVARGEQATPNEIEYQVNSQDGRGFGIGTLVFGKLRGFSWWPGRIVSWWMSGRSRAADGTRWVMWFGDGKFSVVCVEKLMPLSSFSSAFHQPTYNKQSMYRKAIFEALQVASVRAGRPVPSCDASDDADGVEIQTRQMIEWAMTGFLPSGPSSLDPPEGEQNPYKEVYPEMWAEPEAAYTPPPAKKPRKNAAEKTKIREVIDEGTRERLIHEIKKKTRNIEDICISCGSLNVSLEHPLFVGAMCQGCKNSFLECAYQYDDDGYQSYCTICCGGREVLMCGNNNCCRCFCVECVDLLVGAGSAAAAIKEDPWNCYMCGPRSTYGLLRRRDDWPCRLQHFFANNHEQEFEPAKLYTPVAAEKRKPIRVLSLFDGIATGLLVLKDLGIQVDKYVASEVCEDSITVGMVRHQGRIMYVGDVRNVTHKHIEEWGPFDLVIGGSPCNDLSIVNPARKGLYEGTGRLFFEFYRLLHEARPKPGDDRPFFWLFENVVAMGVSDKRDISRFLECNPVMIDAKEVSAAHRARYFWGNLPGMSRPLTPMTNDKLDLQECLEHGRTAKVSTPFEKLRTITTRSNSVKQGKDEHFPVFMDNKEDILWCTEMERVFGFPVHYTDVSNMSRLARQRLLGRSWSVPVIRHLFAPLKEYFACN, encoded by the exons GCAGAGCGACGGGCgtacagagaggcagagatcaGCATGATGGACGACCTATCAGAGGCAGACTCCCATAAAGACGAGGAGCCGCCGAGCCCGGCCCCTCCCCCATCACAACAACATACAGACCCCGCCTCTCCGATAGTTGCCGTGACTCCGGAGCCGGTTGCCAGGGGAGAACAGGCCACACCCAATGAGATAGAGTACCAGGTAAATTCACAa GATGGCCGGGGTTTTGGCATTGGCACGCTGGTGTTTGGGAAGCTGCGAGGTTTCTCCTGGTGGCCCGGCCGCATTGTTTCTTGGTGGATGAGCGGCCGAAGTCGAGCTGCAGACGGAACTCGCTGGGTGATGTGGTTCGGAGACGGCAAGTTCTCTGTG GTTTGTGTGGAGAAGCTGATGCCTCTGAGCTCTTTCTCCTCTGCCTTCCACCAGCCCACCTACAACAAACAGTCCATGTACCGGAAAGCCATCTTTGAGGCTCTGCAG GTGGCCAGTGTACGGGCGGGGAGGCCAGTTCCTTCCTGTGATGCGAGCGATGATGCAGACGGGGTAGAGATTCAGACCAGACAGATGATTGAGTGGGCCATGACCGGCTTCCTGCCCAGTGGTCCTTCATCACTTGACCCTCCAGAGg GCGAGCAGAATCCTTATAAGGAAGTGTACCCAGAGATGTGGGCGGAACCTGAGGCGGCGTACACGCCTCCACCTGCCAAGAAGCCGCGCAAGAACGcagctgaaaaaacaaagatcAGAGAGGTGATCGACGAAGGGACCAGAG AGAGACTCATACATGAGATCAAAAAGAAGACCAGGAACATAGAAG ATATCTGCATCTCCTGCGGAAGCCTCAATGTCTCTCTGGAGCATCCCCTCTTCGTAGGAGCGATGTGCCAGGGTTGCAAA AATTCATTCCTGGAGTGCGCCTATCAGTATGACGATGACGGCTACCAGTCCTACTGCACCATCTGCTGTGGAGGCAGGGAAGTGCTCATGTGCGGCAACAACAACTGCTGTAG gtgtttcTGCGTGGAGTGTGTCGATCTGTTGGTAGGAGCCGGCTCAGCAGCGGCAGCCATAAAAGAAGACCCCTGGAACTGCTACATGTGTGGCCCCCGGAGCACCTACGGGTTACTGCGACGACGGGACGACTGGCCCTGCAGACTACAGCACTTCTTCGCCAACAACCATGAACAAGAATTT GAGCCAGCCAAGCTGTATACTCCAGTGGCAGCAGAGAAGAGGAAACCAATCAGagttctctctctgtttgatgGCATTGCCACAG gtctgttggtgctgaAGGATTTGGGCATCCAGGTCGACAAGTACGTGGCCTCAGAGGTGTGTGAAGACTCGATCACTGTCGGCATGGTTCGGCACCAAGGCCGCATCATGTACGTGGGCGACGTTCGCAAcgtaacacacaaacat ATCGAAGAGTGGGGACCCTTTGACCTGGTGATAGGAGGAAGTCCCTGCAATGACCTCTCCATAGTCAACCCTGCAAGAAAAGGCCTTTACG AGGGAACTGGCCGGTTGTTTTTCGAGTTTTACCGCCTGCTGCATGAGGCTCGACCAAAGCCGGGCGACGATCGGCCGTTCTTCTGGTTGTTTGAGAATGTGGTCGCTATGGGAGTCAGTGACAAACGGGACATCTCCCGCTTTCTAGAG TGTAACCCAGTGATGATTGATGCCAAGGAGGTCTCTGCTGCCCACCGCGCTCGTTATTTCTGGGGAAACCTGCCAGGCATGTCCAG ACCTTTGACTCCCATGACGAATGACAAACTTGACCTACAAGAGTGCCTTGAGCACGGACGTACAGCCAAGGTATCCAcccct TTTGAGAAGTTGCGTACGATAACGACACGCTCCAACTCTGTGAAGCAGGGGAAAGACGAGCATTTCCCCGTCTTCATGGACAACAAGGAGGACATCCTTTGGTGTACCGAGATGGAAAG GGTGTTTGGTTTCCCTGTCCACTACACCGACGTGTCCAACATGAGTCGTCTGGCAAGGCAAAGGCTGCTTGGACGTTCCTGGAGCGTCCCCGTCATCAGGCACCTCTTCGCCCCGCTCAAGGAGTACTTCGCCTGCAACTAG